A genomic window from Planctomycetota bacterium includes:
- a CDS encoding diguanylate cyclase, whose product MRLKLVLIILLALAGGCLVGVIEAELGHRIWPLLAGLGVVGAAIVHLAHRTISTPVEDLIGTVRRSRRMQRPPRANRLPLDRRDEVGDLAQLVHELSVQAYRELAEVNQLRRTIDHRVEKSTRAATQQLQQMAMRDPLTELGNRRFLDANLESLIKTCREAHTDVTCLLIDMDNFKLVNDRLGHAIGDQLLTFVAQLIRAHVRREDYAIRLGGDEFLVLMPGAGPDQVHHFVEQLPALFAQQMRTVLPRDMSVSLSIGIASLGRDMAKNGAHLMEIADENLYAAKGAGKGCAVGLR is encoded by the coding sequence ATGCGGCTCAAACTCGTGCTGATCATATTGCTGGCGCTGGCGGGCGGGTGCCTCGTCGGCGTGATCGAAGCGGAGCTGGGGCACCGCATCTGGCCGCTGCTTGCGGGGCTGGGCGTCGTCGGCGCGGCGATCGTTCATCTGGCCCATCGCACCATCAGCACGCCGGTCGAAGACCTGATCGGCACCGTCCGTCGTTCCCGCCGCATGCAGCGCCCGCCGCGTGCCAACCGCCTGCCGTTGGACCGCCGCGATGAAGTCGGCGACCTGGCGCAGCTCGTTCACGAACTGTCCGTGCAGGCGTATCGCGAGCTTGCCGAGGTCAATCAGCTTCGCCGCACCATCGATCATCGCGTCGAGAAGTCCACGCGCGCCGCCACGCAGCAGCTTCAGCAAATGGCGATGCGCGACCCGCTCACCGAGCTGGGCAATCGCCGGTTCCTGGACGCTAACCTCGAATCGCTGATCAAGACCTGTCGCGAGGCGCACACGGATGTGACTTGCCTGCTCATCGACATGGACAACTTCAAGCTCGTCAATGATCGCCTGGGCCACGCCATCGGCGATCAGCTTCTGACCTTCGTCGCACAGTTGATCCGCGCCCATGTCCGGCGCGAAGACTACGCCATCCGACTCGGCGGCGACGAGTTCCTCGTGCTCATGCCCGGCGCCGGGCCGGATCAGGTGCATCATTTCGTCGAGCAGTTGCCGGCCCTTTTCGCGCAGCAGATGCGGACCGTGCTGCCGCGGGACATGAGCGTGAGTCTGTCGATCGGGATCGCCTCCCTGGGGCGCGACATGGCCAAGAACGGCGCCCATCTGATGGAAATCGCCGACGAAAATCTCTATGCGGCCAAGGGCGCGGGCAAGGGCTGCGCCGTCGGGTTGCGTTGA
- a CDS encoding DUF1080 domain-containing protein: MTITRILAAGLLAMGLVGCCDGTKTSRTINVPSPAPVSLFDGKTLGQWKSTQFGGEGEVHVEDGCLILPYGNPMTGVTWTGPIPAKINYEITLDAKRVDGSDFFCALTFPVNDDPCSLIVGGWGGGTVGLSSLNGLDASENETSSWQSFQSDRWYHIRLRVEKHRIAAWIDDKQVVNVDTTDKKIGIRIEVDLSRPLGIATYTTTGAIKNIQFKPF; this comes from the coding sequence ATGACGATCACACGCATTCTGGCCGCTGGACTTCTCGCGATGGGCCTTGTCGGCTGCTGCGATGGCACGAAGACCAGCCGGACGATCAACGTCCCCTCCCCCGCGCCGGTGAGTCTCTTCGACGGCAAAACGCTCGGGCAATGGAAGTCGACCCAGTTCGGCGGCGAGGGCGAGGTGCATGTCGAAGACGGTTGCCTGATCCTGCCCTACGGCAATCCGATGACCGGCGTGACATGGACCGGGCCGATCCCCGCCAAGATCAACTACGAGATCACGCTCGATGCCAAACGCGTCGACGGGTCCGACTTCTTCTGCGCCCTGACGTTCCCGGTGAATGACGACCCGTGCTCGCTGATCGTCGGCGGATGGGGCGGGGGCACCGTCGGGCTTTCGAGTCTCAACGGCCTCGACGCTTCCGAAAACGAAACCTCAAGCTGGCAGTCCTTCCAGAGTGATCGCTGGTATCACATCCGGCTGCGCGTCGAAAAACATCGCATCGCCGCTTGGATCGATGACAAGCAGGTCGTCAACGTCGACACGACCGACAAGAAGATCGGCATCCGCATTGAAGTCGACCTGTCGCGCCCGCTGGGCATCGCGACGTACACGACGACCGGCGCCATCAAAAATATCCAGTTCAAGCCGTTTTGA
- the atpG gene encoding ATP synthase F1 subunit gamma has translation MAQSREIKKRIKAVANIQRITKTMQMIATAKFQAAVRRAQATKPYTRKLAEIVGELAAAGDGETEHPLLAAPSEKTGRELVLVITSNRGLCGAYNANVLRTVSQYFRERGEAPTDLHVVGKKGAAFFRFAGRSVTKVHTHFTDKPSYEDVEALAEEFMAAYIAGGYDAVRVIYMQFVSNARQTPQVLQLLPLAKPEAAAEQTAAGVRPVYEFSPDPATLLGELLPMSVKSRLFECFNDSVVSEQISRMVAMKAATDNAGKMVRTLRRRFNRARQAQITTELSEIIAGAAAQG, from the coding sequence ATGGCCCAGTCTCGTGAAATCAAGAAGCGCATCAAGGCGGTGGCGAACATTCAGCGCATCACCAAGACGATGCAGATGATCGCCACGGCTAAATTCCAGGCCGCCGTCCGCCGCGCCCAGGCCACCAAACCCTACACCCGCAAACTCGCCGAGATTGTCGGCGAGCTGGCCGCCGCCGGCGATGGCGAAACCGAGCATCCCCTGCTCGCCGCCCCCTCCGAAAAGACCGGCCGCGAACTCGTCCTCGTCATCACCTCCAACCGCGGCCTGTGCGGCGCTTACAACGCCAACGTCCTCCGCACCGTCTCGCAGTACTTCCGCGAGCGCGGCGAGGCCCCGACCGACCTGCACGTCGTCGGCAAAAAGGGCGCCGCCTTCTTCCGCTTCGCCGGCCGCAGCGTCACGAAGGTACATACGCACTTCACCGACAAGCCCAGCTACGAAGACGTCGAAGCGCTGGCCGAGGAGTTTATGGCCGCGTACATCGCCGGCGGATACGACGCGGTGCGCGTGATCTACATGCAGTTCGTCTCCAATGCCCGTCAGACGCCGCAGGTGCTTCAGCTTCTGCCGCTGGCCAAGCCCGAGGCCGCCGCGGAGCAGACCGCCGCCGGCGTCCGCCCCGTCTATGAATTCAGCCCCGATCCCGCGACGCTTCTGGGCGAGCTCTTGCCGATGTCCGTCAAGAGCCGGCTCTTTGAATGTTTCAACGACTCGGTCGTCAGCGAACAGATCAGCCGTATGGTCGCCATGAAGGCCGCCACCGACAACGCCGGCAAGATGGTCCGCACGCTGCGTCGCCGCTTCAACCGCGCTCGCCAGGCGCAGATCACCACGGAGCTGAGCGAGATCATCGCCGGCGCAGCCGCACAGGGTTGA